The following proteins are co-located in the Apium graveolens cultivar Ventura chromosome 5, ASM990537v1, whole genome shotgun sequence genome:
- the LOC141724433 gene encoding uncharacterized protein LOC141724433 — translation MGFFYTDEKSKIIVLRGIKTFFFLIYMLFSLLLFSAPVLLVIADTLIPSAFLSASLSPSSFSLLTLYSHLQNYDFRYSLIDIPLISIIRSAIILCVYSSCDGPRLSRGPYLTTATICSVLSLMFVSLKAWYRFDGLSYDIYEQSYVGAMEIALFMFSWSLAIGHIVVAYKTSCRERRKLLVYKIDIEAVSLCKKGYPRYQKILQEERLE, via the exons ATGGGCTTCTTCTACACCGATGAAAAATCTAAGATAATAGTACTCAGAGGAATAAAGACATTTTTCTTCTTGATTTACATGTTGTTTTCTCTCCTCTTATTCTCCGCCCCTGTTCTTTTAGTTATTGCCGACACTCTCATTCCGTCTGCTTTTCTCTCCgcttctctttctccttcttcATTTTCGTTGCTTACCCTTTATTCTCATCTCCAAAACTACGATTTTCGGTACTCTTTGATCGATATTCCACTTATATCTATCATTCGATCTGCTATTATTTTAT GTGTTTATAGTTCATGCGACGGACCTAGGCTTTCAAGAGGGCCGTATTTGACAACAGCGACAATTTGCTCAGTTTTGTCGCTAATGTTTGTGTCGCTAAAGGCTTGGTACAGGTTTGATGGTTTGAGTTATGATATTTACGAACAAAGTTATGTTGGAGCAATGGAGATAGCTTTGTTTATGTTCTCCTGGAGTTTGGCAATTGGACATATTGTTGTAGCGTATAAAACTAGTTGCAGAGAAAGAAGGAAGCTTCTTGTTTACAAGATTGACATTGAAGCT GTTTCCTTGTGCAAGAAAGGGTATCCTAGGTATCAAAAGATTCTGCAGGAGGAAAGACTGGAGTGA